In Sphingobacterium zeae, one genomic interval encodes:
- the def gene encoding peptide deformylase, with the protein MKLPIVAYGDPVLRKVAEEIDEDYPDLKKLIDDMFDTMYAAHGVGLAAPQIGLPIRMFVIDATPFAEDDEENKEMLQSFKKVFINPIMVEESGEKWAFGEGCLSIPDINEDVLRHRNIRINYLDENFEEHEMDLTGLAARVVQHEYDHIEGKLFTDKLSTFKKTMLKSRLDAISKGNIRVGYKMRFPQQKKKR; encoded by the coding sequence ATGAAACTTCCGATAGTGGCGTATGGCGATCCTGTATTAAGAAAGGTCGCTGAAGAAATAGATGAAGACTATCCTGATTTAAAGAAATTGATTGATGATATGTTCGATACCATGTATGCGGCGCATGGTGTTGGCTTGGCGGCACCGCAGATAGGCTTGCCTATACGTATGTTCGTTATCGATGCAACCCCTTTTGCAGAAGATGATGAAGAAAATAAAGAAATGCTCCAATCGTTCAAAAAGGTTTTTATCAATCCCATCATGGTAGAAGAATCTGGTGAGAAATGGGCTTTCGGAGAAGGATGCTTAAGTATTCCAGATATCAACGAGGATGTATTACGTCATCGTAATATCCGCATCAATTACCTGGATGAAAACTTCGAGGAACACGAAATGGATCTCACTGGTTTGGCTGCGCGTGTGGTTCAGCACGAATATGATCATATTGAAGGAAAGTTGTTTACCGATAAATTGAGCACGTTTAAAAAAACGATGTTGAAAAGTCGGCTGGATGCTATTTCGAAAGGAAATATCCGCGTTGGTTATAAAATGCGATTCCCACAGCAAAAGAAAAAGCGTTAG
- a CDS encoding HU family DNA-binding protein, whose protein sequence is MTKAEIIAEISTKTGLEKVDVQETVEAFFKVVKNAMIGGENVYVRGFGSFVVKKRAEKTARNISKNTAIIIPEHFVPSFKPAKIFVEKVKNGNK, encoded by the coding sequence ATGACTAAAGCAGAAATTATTGCAGAGATCTCTACCAAAACTGGCTTAGAGAAGGTAGATGTTCAAGAAACCGTAGAGGCGTTCTTTAAAGTTGTCAAAAACGCAATGATCGGAGGAGAAAATGTATATGTCAGAGGTTTTGGGAGCTTCGTAGTCAAAAAAAGAGCTGAGAAGACTGCAAGAAACATTTCAAAAAATACAGCAATCATTATCCCTGAACACTTTGTTCCTAGTTTCAAGCCAGCTAAAATTTTCGTAGAGAAAGTAAAGAATGGCAATAAATAA
- a CDS encoding 8-amino-7-oxononanoate synthase → MNNFTRLEQPTGRLITVDDKEYLFFGGTSYLGLATDHTYAAIFIEGIKRYGINNGTSRNNNVQQAIYDQAERYAARRFDFEASLLLSSGYLATQFLIKTLAGEGELLYAPSCHPSLWFDEKPDVAGSFIDWANSTVAYINQSAQKSFIIVSNSLDNMKPEIYDFTVFAQIDPSKRVLLLLDDSHGIGVIRKNGISFDKSRFNLANIELIVVASLAKGLATDAGLILADEKRIQNLKKSNFYSGASPSSPASLYAFVHGEEIYLRQFEKMQYNSSYFNARVISRLNAVPNFPIFSSADINLYERLMALGILVSSFPYPLATDPLLNRIVVNAHHTEADLNRLSHAIGIY, encoded by the coding sequence ATGAATAATTTTACGCGTTTAGAACAACCAACAGGCCGGCTTATTACAGTCGATGACAAAGAATATCTTTTTTTTGGAGGAACCTCGTATTTAGGTTTGGCAACCGATCACACATATGCAGCTATTTTTATAGAAGGTATAAAACGCTATGGCATAAATAACGGTACCTCGCGGAATAATAATGTACAACAGGCAATCTATGACCAAGCGGAAAGATATGCGGCAAGGCGTTTTGATTTTGAAGCGAGCTTATTGCTTTCCAGTGGATATCTGGCTACTCAATTTTTGATTAAAACATTGGCCGGCGAAGGAGAATTGCTGTATGCCCCCTCCTGTCACCCCTCGCTGTGGTTCGACGAAAAACCTGACGTAGCGGGAAGTTTTATTGACTGGGCCAATTCAACTGTTGCATATATTAACCAATCGGCGCAAAAATCCTTTATTATTGTCAGCAACAGTCTCGATAATATGAAGCCGGAGATTTATGACTTTACTGTCTTTGCACAGATTGATCCAAGCAAGCGGGTGTTGTTGCTGCTGGACGATTCTCATGGAATTGGTGTTATACGAAAAAATGGCATTTCTTTCGATAAGAGCCGTTTTAATTTGGCTAATATTGAACTGATTGTCGTGGCTTCATTAGCGAAAGGGTTGGCAACAGATGCGGGGTTGATTCTGGCAGATGAGAAACGCATCCAAAACCTAAAAAAATCTAATTTCTATAGCGGTGCATCTCCGAGTTCGCCCGCGAGCTTATATGCATTTGTACATGGAGAGGAAATCTATTTACGGCAATTCGAAAAAATGCAATACAACAGCAGTTATTTCAATGCACGTGTAATCTCCAGATTAAATGCTGTACCTAATTTTCCTATCTTTTCATCAGCGGATATCAACCTTTATGAAAGACTGATGGCGTTAGGTATATTGGTTTCGAGCTTTCCCTATCCGCTTGCTACAGACCCGCTATTGAACCGTATTGTGGTGAATGCACATCATACCGAAGCGGATTTGAATCGGCTAAGTCATGCTATTGGCATATATTAG
- a CDS encoding trimeric intracellular cation channel family protein, whose protein sequence is MITDANYFYLSDLLGTLFFAISGTLSAKRKDIDIFGAAFLGFVTAIGGGSMRDIFLNLRPVWVNDSNYLIAIFIGILIAIIFNRQLYGYYRTLTLFDAIGISFFTILGVQKSLNYESNTYAAIIFGMFTAVCGGMTRDVLLNETPLIFKKEVYATACLGGGLIYILLVHLDFDISWAAFIGAAVVFFIRMTAVKYRLYLPRLD, encoded by the coding sequence ATGATTACAGATGCCAACTATTTTTATCTAAGCGATTTGCTTGGCACTTTATTTTTTGCAATATCAGGTACCCTGTCAGCAAAACGTAAGGATATTGATATTTTTGGAGCGGCCTTTTTAGGTTTTGTTACCGCCATTGGCGGGGGATCAATGCGGGACATTTTTTTAAATCTGCGCCCAGTCTGGGTAAATGACAGCAATTATCTCATCGCTATTTTCATCGGAATTTTAATTGCCATTATCTTCAATAGACAGTTGTATGGTTATTATCGTACATTAACACTTTTTGATGCCATCGGAATTAGCTTTTTTACCATACTAGGGGTACAAAAGTCACTCAACTATGAAAGTAATACCTATGCTGCCATTATCTTTGGAATGTTTACCGCAGTATGTGGAGGCATGACACGCGATGTACTTTTGAATGAAACACCACTCATCTTTAAAAAAGAAGTATATGCTACCGCCTGCTTAGGTGGTGGTCTCATCTATATTTTATTGGTGCACCTTGATTTTGATATTTCATGGGCAGCATTTATCGGAGCTGCAGTCGTATTTTTTATACGAATGACGGCCGTTAAATATCGTTTATACTTACCTCGCCTGGATTGA
- a CDS encoding tetratricopeptide repeat protein, with translation MAKTKQIIVIGSVVALVAVLLAQPIKGLVNKEKQTAAASESKPSNEINLENISSMTKQGLDASLVKEISDIEGQVAKASGEDKVKLLQQLADKWDDVAKPAPQAFVYEEMAKVSPKFEYWLKAGNAYRAAYTNLQDSTLSQALNQNAIHAYEAALKANTSSLDAKTGLGAAMVSGTNNPMAGIALLREVIAADPKNLEANKTLGLFSLQSRQFDKAIERFKTVIDQKPDAESYFYLATGYENIGMKKEAVTAFQKSKELAADPSLSQFIDRKIAELSK, from the coding sequence ATGGCAAAAACCAAACAGATAATAGTAATAGGATCAGTAGTAGCCTTGGTTGCTGTGCTTTTGGCGCAGCCTATTAAAGGTTTGGTGAACAAAGAAAAACAAACTGCTGCAGCATCTGAATCGAAGCCTTCCAATGAAATAAATTTGGAAAATATATCTTCGATGACAAAACAAGGTTTAGATGCTAGTTTAGTCAAAGAAATTTCCGATATTGAGGGCCAAGTTGCAAAAGCTTCTGGAGAGGATAAGGTAAAGCTGTTGCAACAGTTGGCAGATAAGTGGGATGATGTCGCTAAACCAGCCCCTCAGGCTTTCGTGTATGAGGAAATGGCAAAGGTTTCACCCAAGTTTGAGTATTGGTTGAAAGCAGGTAATGCGTATCGTGCTGCTTATACAAATTTGCAAGATTCTACTTTATCGCAGGCGTTGAATCAAAATGCTATTCATGCCTATGAGGCGGCGTTAAAAGCGAATACAAGTAGTTTGGACGCAAAAACAGGATTAGGTGCCGCAATGGTATCGGGAACGAATAACCCCATGGCAGGTATTGCCTTATTGCGGGAAGTCATTGCTGCAGATCCTAAAAATTTAGAGGCAAATAAAACTTTGGGATTGTTTTCATTACAGTCCCGTCAGTTTGACAAAGCTATCGAGCGTTTTAAGACCGTTATCGATCAAAAACCCGATGCTGAGTCATACTTTTACTTAGCCACGGGCTACGAAAATATTGGGATGAAAAAGGAAGCTGTGACTGCTTTTCAAAAAAGTAAGGAACTGGCAGCCGATCCTTCCCTATCACAATTCATTGATCGAAAGATTGCTGAATTGAGCAAGTAA
- a CDS encoding Gfo/Idh/MocA family protein, translating to MKRKLRMGMVGGGNDAFIGAVHRIAAFMDGKIELVCGAFSIDPQISKQSGEDLFVAPERVYLSYEEMIEKESLLPEGERMDFVTIVTPNFLHFAPAKLALEKGFDVVVEKPMTVSVEEAKELQETVERTGRTLCLTHTYSGYPMVKQAKAMVKEGHFGKIRKIVVEYPQGWLSRLTEREGNAGAAWRADPKRSGKSLVMGDIGTHAAHLAEYVSGLKIEELCADLTTFVEGRLLDDDGSVLLRFENGAKGVLMASQISAGEENAVRIRIYGEKGGLEWANEDPNNLIIKMLDQPRQLYRTGNAYGAPYTLSSFATHNTRVPAGHPEGLLESFANIYRNFAATVTAKREGKTPTPEQQDFPTVYDGVRGMAFIDTVVKNNEGTEKWTKFVL from the coding sequence ATGAAGAGAAAACTTCGCATGGGTATGGTTGGAGGCGGTAATGATGCCTTTATTGGAGCTGTACACCGTATTGCCGCTTTTATGGACGGCAAGATTGAGTTAGTTTGTGGTGCTTTTAGTATCGATCCACAAATTTCAAAACAATCTGGAGAAGACCTATTTGTAGCACCTGAGCGTGTCTATTTAAGCTATGAAGAGATGATCGAGAAAGAATCTTTGCTTCCTGAAGGAGAGCGCATGGATTTCGTAACGATCGTAACACCGAACTTTCTCCATTTCGCTCCAGCCAAATTAGCCCTGGAAAAAGGCTTTGATGTCGTGGTGGAGAAACCGATGACTGTATCTGTTGAAGAGGCAAAAGAATTACAAGAAACTGTAGAGCGCACAGGTCGCACACTGTGCCTTACACATACTTATTCTGGCTATCCGATGGTTAAACAAGCAAAAGCGATGGTCAAAGAGGGTCACTTCGGAAAGATCAGAAAAATTGTTGTTGAGTACCCTCAAGGTTGGTTAAGCCGGTTAACAGAACGCGAAGGTAATGCTGGAGCAGCCTGGCGTGCAGACCCAAAACGCTCAGGTAAATCGTTGGTTATGGGTGATATCGGTACACATGCTGCACATTTGGCAGAATATGTATCTGGTTTGAAAATCGAAGAATTATGTGCAGACCTAACAACATTTGTTGAAGGCCGTCTATTGGATGACGATGGTTCGGTACTTTTACGTTTTGAAAATGGAGCAAAAGGTGTATTAATGGCCTCCCAAATTTCTGCAGGCGAAGAAAATGCCGTTCGCATCCGTATCTATGGTGAAAAAGGTGGATTGGAATGGGCTAATGAAGATCCTAACAATTTAATCATTAAAATGCTTGATCAGCCGCGTCAGCTTTATCGTACAGGAAATGCTTATGGTGCTCCCTATACATTAAGCTCATTTGCAACACACAACACCCGTGTCCCGGCTGGTCACCCGGAAGGTTTATTGGAATCATTTGCAAATATCTATCGTAATTTTGCTGCGACTGTGACTGCAAAGCGTGAAGGAAAAACTCCTACTCCTGAACAACAAGATTTTCCAACAGTATATGATGGCGTAAGAGGTATGGCTTTTATCGATACTGTCGTAAAAAATAACGAAGGAACAGAAAAATGGACTAAATTTGTTCTGTGA
- a CDS encoding Rne/Rng family ribonuclease has translation MVKELIIDSTPDKGVTIALLQDKQLVELNREPANNNFAVGDIYLGRIKRIMPGLNAAFVDVGYEKDAFLHYLDLGPQVQSLLKLTRIVKNGSYQEKLLNSLKLEKDIDKAGKISDVLSKNMLVPVQIAKEPISTKGPRLSSDLSIAGRFVVLVPFSSTVSISKRIKGSNERNRLKKIVEGIKPANFGVIIRTVSEGKGVEELQRDLLDLISKWELFTKRLRNAEPPQKVLGEMDRASTILRDILTDEFSHIYVNDPSIFEETKSYIHDISPDLEKIVKLYKHKEPIFDHFGVEKQIKAAFGKTVTLPGGAYLVIEHTEALHVIDVNSGNRSANKENQEDNALLVNMEAAKEIARQLRLRDMGGIVVVDFIDMHKPNHRKELYTFLKECMASDRARHTILPPSKFGLVQITRQRVRPEMNIVTNEKCPACDGTGEIRSSIVVMDDIENNLKFILQEQNEKKVTLCVHPYIDAYIKSGLISKRMKWFMKYGKWIKVNPMTSYYLTEFHFFNAKDEEIKL, from the coding sequence TTGGTAAAGGAATTAATTATCGATTCAACTCCTGATAAAGGGGTAACTATTGCTTTACTTCAAGATAAGCAGCTTGTTGAACTTAACCGTGAGCCCGCAAATAATAACTTCGCCGTTGGAGATATCTATCTCGGACGTATTAAGCGAATTATGCCAGGGCTTAATGCAGCATTCGTAGATGTAGGCTACGAAAAGGATGCTTTTCTACATTATTTAGATTTGGGTCCTCAAGTTCAATCTTTGCTAAAGCTTACCCGTATAGTAAAGAATGGCAGTTATCAAGAGAAACTGCTCAATAGTTTAAAACTTGAAAAGGATATCGATAAAGCTGGTAAGATCTCTGATGTCTTGAGCAAAAATATGCTCGTGCCAGTACAAATCGCCAAAGAACCCATTTCAACAAAAGGACCGCGTCTGAGTTCAGACCTTTCAATAGCAGGTCGTTTTGTCGTTCTGGTACCTTTCTCAAGTACTGTTTCCATTTCCAAGCGTATCAAAGGTAGTAATGAGCGCAACCGCCTCAAGAAGATTGTCGAAGGAATTAAGCCTGCAAATTTTGGCGTGATTATCCGCACAGTCTCTGAAGGTAAGGGGGTCGAAGAACTACAACGTGACTTATTGGACCTGATCTCAAAATGGGAGCTATTTACCAAACGTCTTCGTAATGCCGAACCGCCGCAAAAGGTTCTTGGAGAAATGGATCGTGCATCCACTATTCTACGGGATATTTTGACCGACGAGTTTTCGCATATTTATGTTAATGATCCTTCGATCTTCGAAGAAACAAAATCATATATACACGATATATCTCCAGATTTGGAGAAAATTGTCAAGCTTTATAAACATAAAGAGCCAATTTTTGATCATTTTGGAGTTGAAAAACAAATCAAGGCAGCTTTTGGCAAAACGGTGACATTACCAGGTGGTGCGTATCTCGTTATTGAGCATACCGAAGCCTTACATGTTATTGATGTCAACAGTGGTAACCGCTCTGCAAATAAGGAGAATCAGGAAGACAATGCATTGCTTGTTAACATGGAAGCAGCAAAAGAAATTGCGCGACAGCTGCGTTTGCGTGATATGGGCGGAATTGTAGTCGTCGATTTTATCGATATGCATAAACCCAATCATCGAAAAGAGCTGTATACGTTCTTAAAAGAATGTATGGCGTCGGATAGAGCTAGACATACGATTTTACCACCAAGTAAATTTGGATTGGTACAAATTACACGTCAGCGCGTCAGACCTGAAATGAATATTGTCACAAACGAAAAATGTCCGGCTTGTGATGGTACAGGTGAGATCCGATCTAGTATTGTCGTGATGGATGATATTGAAAATAATTTGAAATTTATTCTTCAAGAACAAAACGAAAAAAAGGTGACCTTATGTGTTCACCCTTATATAGACGCCTACATTAAGTCTGGTTTGATTTCTAAAAGAATGAAATGGTTCATGAAGTACGGAAAATGGATTAAAGTAAATCCAATGACGTCATATTACCTAACTGAGTTCCATTTCTTCAATGCGAAGGATGAAGAAATCAAGTTATAA
- the miaA gene encoding tRNA (adenosine(37)-N6)-dimethylallyltransferase MiaA, whose translation MIDRLNPILSLLEQQAVLKEKVIVILGPTASGKTKLAVQLAQQVNAEIISADSRQIYRRMDIGTGKDLSEYQNIPYHLIDILEPGERYHLGKFITDFHQAQQSIAAKGKYTILCGGTGLYIQSVIQQNPYALIPSVEGLKESLLEYSEVELLKRLQEYAAPANFQIDLSTKKRMIRAIEILEFLKLHPDHLSPQRAIDSIVIGLNPPLETRRAHISQRLEQRLKEGFLEEVYGLLTEGITHEQLQYYGLEYKYASLHLLGKLDYTAFTTKLETEIHRYAKRQMTYFRKMEKDGIMIHWV comes from the coding sequence GTGATAGACAGATTAAATCCTATACTTTCTCTTTTGGAGCAGCAGGCTGTTCTAAAGGAGAAAGTTATCGTTATCCTAGGGCCAACAGCCTCAGGAAAGACCAAATTAGCTGTACAGCTGGCGCAACAAGTTAACGCTGAAATTATCAGTGCAGACTCCCGTCAGATTTACCGGCGAATGGACATCGGCACGGGAAAAGACCTATCCGAATATCAAAACATTCCCTACCATCTCATCGATATTCTCGAGCCGGGAGAACGCTATCATCTCGGAAAGTTTATAACAGATTTCCACCAGGCCCAACAATCAATCGCAGCAAAGGGAAAATATACCATCCTTTGTGGTGGCACGGGCTTGTATATCCAAAGTGTTATCCAACAAAATCCGTATGCATTGATCCCCTCAGTCGAAGGACTGAAAGAGTCCTTGCTTGAGTATTCAGAAGTTGAGCTATTAAAGCGCCTTCAGGAATACGCAGCGCCAGCAAATTTTCAGATAGATCTCTCCACCAAAAAACGTATGATCCGAGCAATAGAAATACTCGAATTTTTAAAGCTTCATCCCGATCACCTCAGTCCGCAACGGGCGATTGACAGCATTGTTATCGGATTAAATCCGCCCTTGGAAACAAGACGTGCGCACATTAGCCAACGACTAGAACAACGGTTGAAAGAAGGCTTTTTGGAAGAAGTGTACGGGCTCTTGACAGAAGGTATTACACACGAGCAACTTCAATACTATGGTCTGGAATATAAATATGCCTCGCTACATCTGCTTGGAAAGCTCGATTACACTGCTTTCACCACAAAACTGGAGACCGAAATACACCGCTATGCAAAACGGCAAATGACTTATTTCCGTAAAATGGAGAAAGATGGCATAATGATCCATTGGGTTTAA
- a CDS encoding TonB-dependent receptor, with protein MKLLLSLLFISINILFAQSILKGKVVGKNGKPIYLANIYIDGSYDGGTTDSLGNFAFETNEQGVKIIKASVVGLPLYSKSIQLPQKEFLTIQMLERENRLQEVTIQAGILQANSSGKNTVMSPLDIVTTAGSMGNIISALATLPGAQVGGENGRLMVHGGDASETQTYINGIRVAQPYTATPNEIPVRGRFSPMLFKGVNFSTGGYSAEFGNALSSILALNTENTIEQPKTELSLSSVGLGLGHTLQWDKNSLTFNSNYTNLSPYSKIITPDINWTKPYENAAGEMIYRHQFKEGFLNIYGAYTFENMGLYQADINYPHPVPVKKKSNNAYTNISFSQNLGNRWTFESGMGLGYLTDKVHYDEVYLPHDEKSIHLKATLSKIWNNKIKSIGGIEYFDTNYQEEYHRQDLDYMYGFQNKMTALYTETTFGFLPNLIGKIGLRETSSNLQNKKTLEPRASLGYALNKYTQLSVAYGKFHQQAPTPVLKYAPQLDWLGAKHYIANYFYARGGHLLRLEAYYKTYNNLVKYNSLTPQYNSQYSNNGSGDVKGFDLFYKNSSSVKNLQYWISYSFTDSKRNEANYPSTVTPPYVYKHSFNIVGKYWFSSLRSQLSLTNAYVSGRNYNDPNQSSFMDGHIRGYNNLSMSWSFLFSQQKIIHFSVSNILGASPIYGYQYADQPNTQGIYNRRPIVPTAKRFVFLGYFWTISKNDKDNQLNNL; from the coding sequence ATGAAGCTGTTATTATCCTTACTATTTATCTCCATTAACATCCTATTTGCACAGTCTATTCTAAAAGGAAAAGTAGTCGGCAAAAATGGTAAACCTATTTATTTGGCCAATATTTATATCGATGGTAGCTACGATGGCGGCACCACAGATTCACTTGGCAACTTTGCTTTTGAAACGAATGAGCAAGGAGTCAAAATCATCAAAGCATCCGTTGTTGGCCTTCCCCTATATAGTAAGTCTATCCAACTGCCACAAAAAGAATTTCTGACTATACAAATGCTAGAAAGAGAAAATCGCTTACAGGAAGTCACCATTCAAGCAGGTATTCTGCAAGCAAATAGTTCTGGTAAAAACACCGTAATGAGCCCTTTAGATATCGTTACTACCGCAGGAAGTATGGGCAATATCATCAGCGCGCTGGCCACATTGCCTGGAGCACAGGTTGGAGGAGAAAATGGACGTCTTATGGTCCACGGTGGAGATGCTTCCGAAACACAGACTTACATTAATGGTATCAGAGTCGCCCAACCTTATACCGCAACGCCTAATGAAATTCCTGTCAGGGGCAGGTTTTCGCCCATGTTGTTTAAGGGCGTGAATTTTTCTACTGGGGGCTATTCTGCAGAATTTGGAAATGCACTGTCGAGCATTCTAGCCCTGAATACCGAAAACACGATAGAACAACCAAAAACAGAACTTTCGCTATCTTCCGTTGGATTAGGGTTAGGGCATACTTTACAATGGGACAAAAATTCGCTAACCTTCAACAGCAATTATACAAACCTAAGCCCCTATTCAAAAATTATTACACCAGACATTAATTGGACGAAACCCTATGAAAATGCCGCTGGAGAAATGATTTATCGCCATCAATTTAAAGAAGGCTTTCTAAATATTTATGGCGCTTACACTTTCGAAAATATGGGGCTTTACCAAGCAGACATCAATTACCCACACCCTGTCCCGGTGAAAAAGAAATCCAACAACGCCTATACTAATATCAGCTTCAGCCAGAATTTAGGGAACCGCTGGACGTTCGAATCGGGCATGGGCCTAGGCTATCTGACCGATAAGGTTCATTACGATGAGGTTTACCTACCTCATGATGAAAAGAGCATTCACTTAAAAGCAACATTGAGTAAAATCTGGAACAATAAGATTAAAAGCATTGGGGGAATAGAATACTTTGACACAAATTATCAAGAAGAATACCACCGGCAAGACCTTGACTATATGTATGGATTCCAGAACAAAATGACTGCTCTATATACTGAAACGACCTTTGGCTTCTTACCAAACTTGATCGGGAAGATCGGCCTACGAGAAACGTCTTCCAATTTGCAAAACAAGAAAACGTTAGAACCGAGGGCTTCGCTGGGCTACGCGTTAAATAAATATACCCAGCTCTCTGTTGCTTACGGGAAATTCCATCAGCAGGCACCTACACCAGTATTAAAATATGCTCCTCAACTCGACTGGTTAGGGGCCAAACATTATATCGCAAATTATTTCTATGCGCGTGGAGGACATTTACTTCGTTTAGAGGCATATTACAAAACTTACAACAACTTGGTTAAATACAATAGTTTAACGCCCCAATATAATAGCCAATATAGCAATAATGGAAGCGGAGATGTCAAAGGCTTTGACCTATTTTACAAAAACAGCAGCAGTGTAAAAAATCTACAGTACTGGATATCATATTCCTTCACAGACAGCAAGAGAAATGAAGCGAATTATCCGTCGACTGTTACTCCGCCTTATGTTTATAAACATAGTTTTAATATCGTTGGAAAATATTGGTTTTCTAGCCTTCGTTCACAACTCAGTTTGACGAACGCGTACGTATCGGGCAGAAATTATAACGACCCTAACCAAAGCTCCTTTATGGATGGTCACATCAGGGGTTATAATAATCTATCCATGAGCTGGTCATTTCTCTTTAGTCAACAAAAAATAATCCATTTCTCCGTCAGTAATATTCTCGGCGCTTCACCTATCTACGGTTATCAGTATGCAGATCAACCAAATACACAGGGAATTTATAACCGTAGACCGATTGTCCCTACAGCCAAACGATTTGTTTTTCTTGGCTATTTCTGGACGATCAGTAAAAACGACAAAGACAATCAACTGAATAATCTATAG